TGGCAACATGATTGATTACAAGTGCAGGCAGTCTTTGTTTCACCAGTGGTAATCAGGACAAAGCAGAGAGGATGCTgggagtgtatgtgtgtgtgtgagggggtgTGGGTGCTTGGATCAAGGTGAGGCTAGGACAAAATGTGCTATTGAAGGCATGTGGCTGAAATgaaacttcacagcagaaaacatCATGTAAAAGTTCAAGGTTAAGAGTTTGGAATGAAATCTTCTTGCTAACATCCTAATGTCCATCACTGTCACACCTCATCAAATCCTTCCTGAAGGCCAGCTTCGATCTCTTCCAACCTCTGTGCCATGGACATGACCAGCATTTTCATCTGAAAAAAGGTCAGGGGGGTCAAGGTGGGAGAGAAAGGGGAGGTTTTAAAATATACATGATTGGAAGAAGAAACAGCATAAACCGAATCGCAGAGAAATAAGTAAAGAGTAAAGATGGAAATAGTCacaacagggaggaaatgaaTGGACAGGTGGGAAATGAACAGAGCAGCAGGAAGCAGTGAAGAAGAGAGATAGGAGGAGGAGTAAAGTTAATTGGAGAAAGGAGCCAGTgagaaagaataagaaaactCAGTTGAGGTAGtcagggatggatggatatggGGTGGGGTAAGAGGGTGGATTGGGGAGACAGGTCAGTGAGTGCAGAATAGATTAAAAACCCAAACAAGTGTGcaagtcagacagacagacagacagaataCATTAACTTTGTCAGCAGAGGCGAcgagcatcatcatcatcatcatcatcatcacatatAGTACAGAGGACAAAGACTGCTGAACACGTGATGGTCACACTTTCAGAGGAGACGCAAATAACTACACCTTCGTTATTAATACCATaaagtcattacttaaagaatgtcattactttttttccttcattttacaAAGCAAAGATGAGAATTAACAACTTTTCTCTCCTTACCTCTACTTTTTTCAACCGTTTTAGTGTAAAAAAAAGCTTACTTTAACACTcataataaatgtaaagaatttaaatgtttcaaaCAGAATTAGCaccaaacaaaagagcccaACGTTAATAACTGGACCTTATTCAAACAATAAACTGGCTTTCTGTTTGATGCTTGTTGCTATGGAACTATCCTACAGAGCACCAAAGGATACCAAACTTGCTACCTCCCTATATCAGTgtaagtttttttaattaatttatttttttaacccacttAAGTATGGAAATGTTAACTTAAATTTTGTTATAAGTAATGTAACAGAACATCCTAAGGAGCTTTAATGATTTACTTGGAACAAGATTCCTCGATTGCTGAAAAACCTTAATAATCCTGTTCCAATGAGCCTATAAAATCCATAAATCTCCTAAAATTAATAGAAGTGATGTGCAGTCATAGATTAATAATCAGTCTGCTCAGACAGACACTATAGAGTCAATGGCAGACTGGATTTAAGTAGTAACCCACATTTTAACAAGACAGTAcaagcatttttcatttcatcagaCACTGCCCttatgcatttgtttgtttgagtgACACATGAAGACAACCACCACAGTTAAAGTAGGATTCATTGAGTTAGAGGGacttaagttttgtttttctcttcagttATCGTGGCACAGAAATTAAAACTTTACTTGGAAGTCATTCAAGTTACTGCCAGGTTTTAATTTAACGCTCCACCAAGTCCAAAAAGCAGATCTTAATGTTGTTcatacttttttcattttgttttaagacaAGTATAACCTGTTTTCCATTATTTACTCCATCTCAGATAAAATCTCCCCACACAGTAGGAGCCAATTGTCAAATGCACAAGAGAAGAAAATTATGATGAagtaaaccaaataaaacaaaataccatTTGCACATTGAGCTTTAACAACAAAGgcatgatgaaaacatgttttcccTCCAACAAAGATTCCTCAACATGCTCCCCATCACATCCATTGTCCCCAGTCCAAGAGTGTGGGAGGGCTGGCAGGTGCTCCTGCACACCAGCACCACCTACTGGCCATTTTGTGGACATGTAGGTATTTCTTAAACAAAGGGTGATTTGGCATCAGTTTTTAGAAAATCAGTTAACTGCCCTTGTTGAAAATTTGGgtacaaaaaacacaatatactAGTAtgacaccaaaacaaaaacGAAATTCACAGTTTAATTATACAAGTAACTGTAAACTGTAATAGACTTGAATGctattaaagaaaatatgaagtacttatttatttcagttataATGAAAATAACTCAGAAAATGAAACTATGTGCACAAGATGacatggatggacagatgaggTAATGTCTGATTTAGGAGTCTGTTCGCCACAGCATCAACGTTTTGCTGGAACTAAGCTGATGTCATCCTCACTGTAGTACAACCTGTGCATTTATAACCAATCAAAGACTCGTCCTgaagaaatgacaaagaaatgCCAGGAAAAAAAGAGTACAGCAAATACTTCTAAAACTGGCATATTTTGTAGCTCTGCTTTCTCGTTTCACATATTATTCTTAATTTTGACACAatgataaaatttaaaaaataaaaaaaaaattcaaccaATATTTGAAATACACAAATGGCTATAATTTGAATTGAGTTTAGAAGCAGACCGTCTACTTATGTTACTTGAAAACATGTTACCTCTTAGTGAGAAACATTGgagaaagcaaacaaagaacAGCAGCAGTAGTAATTTACCTCTGTCAGCTCATGCTCAACAAGGCTTCTGTACTCCAGTGTGACTAGCTGCTCATTGGCGCCCTCTGCTGACAACATCTGGCCTGCAGAGCCCAGCACATAGCTGGAAAAGATTGACAGCACAAAAATATTAGTTTGCCAGGAAAACTGGTAAAACACTGTGTAGCATACCTGTCTGTGTGAAGTCTATAacgctgtttttgttgtttttttttaatttacttttgtttaatctttaCAGCTTAATTATTGGATTCAGATCAGCACATCTCAGTTTCATTGTGTTTAGAGCAAACAGGGTTTGGCTTTCAATGGTTTATGTTTGTTGACAAACCGCTTATTTACCCACTTTCAAGAAATCTTAACACTgatcattattttaaatgtttaattaacttttttttctaataaagtCATGAAAAAATATAGAGAATGCATcgatttttaataaatgaagcgctctaacattaaaaacatctactcaaaccaaaaaaaagaatTGGTTGATTTCTTGccaacaagtaaaaaaaaaaaaaaaaaaaaaaaacacaaggtgGGGAAACAAGACAGGACaagctgtttaatattttaagaataatacaaaaataaaaacagagtatCACCTTCCAACCACTAATTGGAAACTCAAGAGTAAACTGAAAAGCTTCCCAGAGACAGACTCCCTTATAAGTACAGAAAATGTTGGGTACCCTTCTGTAAATGACTGTGGGTTAAGAGTTTACCAGAAATACAAATTAGTTAATGTAAAACCAAAAAGACTTTGTAGATTTTATCACCAATATAACCCAATATTTAGCCattttccctctgggattaataaagtatacatttaatttaaaaatgatttaaaaacagacttttaagGTCTTTGTCCTTACATGTTTCCTACATGGCCTTTTGTGATCTGGGGCCTGTTTCACTAAAGTAGAATTCAGTTATCCAGGGTAAGAGAAACTAGCAGGGCACGACCAAGCTTTGTCAGAGCATCCTGGCTTAACAAACACCGAGTCAAGTCGAAGAGGAGCGACTAAGTCAAGCCAGGTGTAAGTTATCCTACTGAGACCAAGAGGTTGATCACAGTTAACTCAAGCTGACTTGGAAAAGTTGCTGCtccttacttaaaaaaaaacttcataatTTCACCTCAGTTGATTAATAAagtatcattttattttatttaaatttacccCAAGTGAGCAATAGCTAATAATGGAGGCTTCCTTCTTAAGTGAAGGCAGCCGCTAAGAATCATGGGAGTTCATGTTCTCGTACTGTTGCGTTAGCTGGTATAAATCTAAATGACAGTACTCACTTATGTTTAATTGTGCTATTATGTTCTGGTTTATGTTAACACTGTAGGTCTAAGGGGTCGTGCAGAGAAGGacaagggaaagaaagagacaggAACAGAGCAAGACATAAGACAAGTCAACATCtgactgatttttactggctagagagatttcaaagatgagacaaaatgcaagatggatgccaaattagccgtTGTTAGGAGGCACCTCACTGAGAAAGTCTCTTAAAAAAGTTTAGAAGTGGGGctttgagaaataaataaataacaaaaaaaaacctaataCATCACTTCCCGCACAGATACAAAAGCATTTTTGAAGAGGTGACATAACACAGTAGTAAATGGTATTGACTCTTTCGAAATATGGtgttgccatcaaattcaaaatcaaGATATAATGTTAAAGACATCAATTCAGTTTCaatgtttattatgtttgtgatattttatgttaaatatatGGCTCAAATGATTTGCAAAACTgcattgcattttttatttatattttcggAGTGTCCTAACTTGCTggttttaataacatttaagcCAATAATCTTGTGTGAAAGCGGGGTACTTTTAACACAACAAAACCCCACTTTTTATTCAGTTGATTGTGAGATTACACGGAGgcgattaaaaaaagaaattaggaaAGATCTGTTTTACAGAGTTTCATAAATGAAAGTCCATCTTTTCAATGaacaaaaaatatcaaatatgcCCCTTCCTCTTCTAAGATAAGACCTAAACTATTTATgataacttgtttttattgtacaacAAACAGCATAGTAACATCACTGCACAGGTTAATGTTTCTGTCACAAAACAGTCAGGTTGTTGCTCTAAAACTGATCACAATGTTTAGACTCCTGTGACTGAACAACGGTATATTACATAAAGCAACATGTCCTGTAATCAACGTACCTGTCGACTTCAGCTACACTGAGACAAAATGTAAACCTCTTGTGGTCCAGGTTCTTGGGGGTGGACGTGTACACCATCCCAAGCACGGTGCGGCAGCCTCGGCAGATCAGGTCCACAACCAGACTGTGGATTGAGAAATTCAAGAAGAAGaactcaaacacacattcagTATATAACAAAGTACCAATAAGCTGTTTGCTAGTTTTGGTTATCTGGTCTTGACAAAGTATACTGAGTAAAGCAACATAACAGGAGAGCTGAAAAGGAGTTTAAAATAGCACATTGTTGTAGATTATAAGTATGTATCAATGCTTGTCATTGTCTATGACTAGTTCTTAACATTAAGATTGAGATGGTGCACACCTATGACACTATCAGCacaatttacttttattaagaTTTAGCTAATACTGCATCTGTACCTTTATTTATCTTAAGTTCTGAGAAGgacaaaatgtaaacagaacACTTTTACATCGTTGCATTGATACTGAACAACGTATTGTAGACTAGACACCTTCTTACCATACAGATCGTTTGTCCACTTCAAACAGGCGATTCTCCTTTCCAACCACGACGTTTTCAGTTACACCTAAGCCCCAAATGACACAAACATATGAGCTGCTTGGTGCATCTCTGTTCACTAGACACAGCACTACATGAGCTTCAACTGATCCTGCCATCAGACGCCTGGCGAGGTTTTCGTTAAAATTTCGCTATCCATACTAAATATTCAACTTTTACCCGTAATACAAAAGACAATAATCTTAACATCGACACTCACGCTTCAATCTTATTTGATTCTGGTCGTTTTCACATCCATCCCAGGACAAGGAATCTCCAACGGGTAACCTGCatttcacacaaataaaaaccacGGGATCGTCTTTGtcgtcatcctcctcctctt
The sequence above is a segment of the Melanotaenia boesemani isolate fMelBoe1 chromosome 15, fMelBoe1.pri, whole genome shotgun sequence genome. Coding sequences within it:
- the mis18a gene encoding protein Mis18-alpha, which produces MATVKKLSRHRLENQTFERASVDSSTVEEKLFGKTVQEEEEDDDKDDPVVFICVKCRLPVGDSLSWDGCENDQNQIRLKRVTENVVVGKENRLFEVDKRSVCLVVDLICRGCRTVLGMVYTSTPKNLDHKRFTFCLSVAEVDSYVLGSAGQMLSAEGANEQLVTLEYRSLVEHELTEMKMLVMSMAQRLEEIEAGLQEGFDEV